In Callospermophilus lateralis isolate mCalLat2 chromosome 19, mCalLat2.hap1, whole genome shotgun sequence, the following are encoded in one genomic region:
- the Dcun1d3 gene encoding DCN1-like protein 3, which produces MGQCVTKCKNPSSTLGSKNGDRDPSSKSHSRRGASHREEQVPPCGKPGGDILVNGTKKAEAATEACQLPTSSGDAGRESKSNAEESSLQRLEELFRRYKDEREDAILEEGMERFCNDLCVDPTEFRVLLLAWKFQAATMCKFTRKEFFDGCKAISADSIDGICARFPSLLIEAKQEDKFKDLYRFTFQFGLDSEEGQRSLHREIAIALWKLVFTQNNPPVLDQWLNFLTENPSGIKGISRDTWNMFLNFTQVIGPDLSNYSEDEAWPSLFDTFVEWEMERRKREGEGRGALSSGPEGLCPEEQT; this is translated from the exons ATGGGCCAGTGTGTCACCAAGTGCAAGAATCCCTCATCAACCTTGGGCAGCAAGAATGGAGACCGGGACCCCAGCAGCAAATCACACAGCAGGCGAGGGGCAAGCCACCGTGAGGAACAGGTGCCACCCTGTGGTAAGCCAGGTGGGGACATCCTCGTCAATGGGACCAAGAAAGCCGAAGCTGCCACTGAAGCCTGCCAGCTGCCAACATCCTCCGGAGATGCTGGGAGGGAGTCCAAGTCCAATGCTGAGGAGTCTTCCTTGCAGAGACTGGAAGAACTGTTCAGGCGCTACAAGGATGAGCGGGAGGATGCAATTTTGGAGGAAGGCATGGAGCGCTTTTGCAATGACCTATGTGTCGACCCCACGGAATTTCGAGTGCTGCTCTTGGCTTGGAAGTTCCAGGCTGCTACCATGTGCAAATTTACCAG GAAGGAGTTTTTTGATGGCTGCAAAGCAATAAGTGCAGACAGCATTGACGGGATCTGTGCACGGTTCCCTAGCCTCTTAATAGAAGCCAAACAAGAGGATAAATTTAAGGATCTCTACAGGTTTACATTTCAGTTTGGCCTGGACTCTGAAGAAGGGCAGCGGTCACTGCATCGGGAAATAGCCATTGCCCTGTGGAAACTAGTCTTTACCCAGAACAATCCTCCTGTGTTGGACCAATGGCTAAACTTCTTAACAGAGAACCCCTCGGGGATCAAGGGCATCTCCCGGGACACTTGGAACATGTTCCTTAACTTCACTCAGGTGATTGGCCCCGACCTCAGCAACTACAGTGAAGATGAGGCCTGGCCAAGTCTCTTCGATACCTTTGTGGAGTGGGAAATGGAACGGAGGAAACGAGAAGGAGAAGGGAGAGGCGCACTCAGCTCAGGGCCCGAGGGCTTGTGTCCCGAAGAGCAGACTTAA